In Haliaeetus albicilla chromosome 14, bHalAlb1.1, whole genome shotgun sequence, one genomic interval encodes:
- the LOC104312496 gene encoding ADP-ribosylation factor-like protein 8B isoform X2, with protein sequence MPSSEAVPLGLGACRRSGALAGMLALVARLLEWLRSLFWKEEMELTLVGLQYSGKTTLLTVLASGQFTEDMIPTVGFNMRKITKGNVTIKVWDIGGQPRFRSMWERYCRGVNAVVYMVDAADLEKVEASKNELHSLIDKPQLHGIPVLVLGNKRDLPGALDEKQLIEKLHNITMAYSALQIKTLLKKTFAEDNSFSITLTPINYTQLKR encoded by the exons ATGCCCAGCAGCGAGGCGGTGCCGCTGGGGCTGGGCGCCTGCCGCAGGTCGGGGGCGCTGGCCGGGATGCTGGCGCTGGTGGCGCGGCTGCTGGAGTGGCTGCGCTCGCTGTTCTggaaggaggagatggagcTCACCCTGGTGGGGCTGCAGTACTCGGGCAAGACCACGCTGCTCACCGTGCTGGCG TCAGGGCAGTTCACAGAAGATATGATTCCCACAGTAGGCTTCAAtatgagaaaaataacaaaaggaaaTGTTACTATAAAG GTATGGGACATTGGAGGACAGCCAAGGTTTCGAAGCATGTGGGAGCGTTACTGCAGAGGAGTCAATGCAGTTGT TTATATGGTGGATGCAGCAGACTTAGAAAAAGTAGAAGCTTCAAAGAATGAGCTGCACAGTTTGATAGATAAGCCACAATTGCATGGAATTCCA GTGTTAGTCCTTGGAAATAAAAGAGACCTCCCAGGTGCACTGGATGAAAAGCAGTTAATTGAGAAATT ACATAACATTACAATGGCTTATTCAGCACTCCAAATCAAGACACTGTTGAAgaaaacttttgctgaagataACTCTTTCTCAATCACTTTGACTCCTATCAACTATACGCAACTGAAAAGATAA
- the LOC104312496 gene encoding ADP-ribosylation factor-like protein 8B isoform X1: MPSSEAVPLGLGACRRSGALAGMLALVARLLEWLRSLFWKEEMELTLVGLQYSGKTTLLTVLASGQFTEDMIPTVGFNMRKITKGNVTIKVWDIGGQPRFRSMWERYCRGVNAVVYMVDAADLEKVEASKNELHSLIDKPQLHGIPVLVLGNKRDLPGALDEKQLIEKLNLSAIQDREICCYSISCKEKDNIDITLQWLIQHSKSRHC; encoded by the exons ATGCCCAGCAGCGAGGCGGTGCCGCTGGGGCTGGGCGCCTGCCGCAGGTCGGGGGCGCTGGCCGGGATGCTGGCGCTGGTGGCGCGGCTGCTGGAGTGGCTGCGCTCGCTGTTCTggaaggaggagatggagcTCACCCTGGTGGGGCTGCAGTACTCGGGCAAGACCACGCTGCTCACCGTGCTGGCG TCAGGGCAGTTCACAGAAGATATGATTCCCACAGTAGGCTTCAAtatgagaaaaataacaaaaggaaaTGTTACTATAAAG GTATGGGACATTGGAGGACAGCCAAGGTTTCGAAGCATGTGGGAGCGTTACTGCAGAGGAGTCAATGCAGTTGT TTATATGGTGGATGCAGCAGACTTAGAAAAAGTAGAAGCTTCAAAGAATGAGCTGCACAGTTTGATAGATAAGCCACAATTGCATGGAATTCCA GTGTTAGTCCTTGGAAATAAAAGAGACCTCCCAGGTGCACTGGATGAAAAGCAGTTAATTGAGAAATT AAACCTTTCAGCTATTCAAGACAGAGAAATCTGTTGCTATTCTATTTCCTGTAAAGAGAAAGATAACATTG ACATAACATTACAATGGCTTATTCAGCACTCCAAATCAAGACACTGTTGA